The genomic segment agcgGACTATTTTAGTTATAACTAACcttaatttttatgcaaatcaATTTTACTAGTAGtcattttaaaggtttatttAAGATGTTTGGATTTTGTGTTTAATGAATAAAAGTCTACTTTTGAGCAGCCATATCTAACGGTAATAAAAAAACGGACTCCTCTAATCTTCATTTTATACAAGTTTttccaataaaataaaaatttttggattTATTCGCGCAAAAGTTTAAACACGTGCCTTTTTGCCGTGTAATTTGTGAACTTTCGGTCACTAACAACATTTTCCACTGCCGATTTGCGGTAGTTTATTTATTTAGCATATGGCATACATGgaaaatacaattatttattattttaacctatgtttttatatataataacaaaatattctGAGCAGGTTCAATGTTGCCAcatatacatttgtttttttcggagtaaatatattgaatttaaattttaataagagaCTCCATATgacttaatattgttttttttttgcagagtaaatatattgaatttaagTTTTAATAAGAGTATACTACATATgagttaatattgttttttgttgagtatctaaatatattaaatttttaagttttaacaAAAGTGTACCACATATgacttaatattgttttttgtggagtaaatatattaaaattgagTTTTAAACACTGTTGTCAACTTGCAATTagtgtttttgtaaaaatcattattgactattaaataacaaaataaaacctaATCCAATCACAtctaaaactttaaattaaaaaagaaattaatatctAATGCATCGAACAAAATACAACATAAAATGAAATACTCAGTTTGATAGCAACAGCATGGTAAAACGGAAATTGGACTcattatttttgcaaaattcgTTATCAGTATAGTATATTAAGTATAAGTGGATATTGAAGTCTTTAAAACACGCGTGAAATATAGGAAGACCAGTTATCCACGAATACTTTAGgctatttttttattggtacactttgaaatcatgtattattactaaaaaaaattgaaattagagctaataatgtaaaatggttgaatttgtgatgtacatcagtatacctttcgttattatggaaatgagaaaaacaaaaattaatttacaatcTGTCATATCAGAATAATTGTTATTACTggttgtatattgcttaaaagaAGAATGAGAAGAATGTTTCAAACATTATTGAGAGTGCCATTAATGGAAGAACAACTCTATTGGCTTACTAACTTACTTAACCCTAAAAAGTGTCTTAAAAACAAACTTGTGTAAGTTCACTCTGAATATCtctaacaaacaaaaaaattactttatcagcaaaaaatgtgttttttgataacattagtattaaaatatatagtttttttcattttgGGTATCCATTTTTTTCCCCTTTTTAAAATGATCTGCTCTAAAAAATGACGAAATCTCATTTAACAACCTTAATCTAGGTTGAACTTGCGGATAAATTTCTCAAATAAATCTAATGTACAGGTTTCAAAATATCTCTTAAAACATATTTCACGCTTTGAGATTTTGCCAGGTATGTGTTCCTAAATGatctttctttatatttttcttaaaatgtattttacacttgtaaggttttgCTATGGTGTGTCATTTCATGCCTTTTCAGATTACCTGATCTAGAAAACAtcctaaaacaaattttacacttgtaaggtttttctccagtatgtattcTTGTATGTTTCTTCAAATTTTGTGCACCACTAAATTGCTTCAAACAAATTTCGCATTGGTACGGTTTTTCTCCTGTGTGAATTTTCATGTGTTCTTTTAAGGAACTTTTATGGGCAAGTTGCTTAAAACAAACCTCACATCTATTAGTATTTTCTTCACTGTGAATTTTCATATGGCGTTCCAAAGCATCTGCCTGAGAAAAttgcttgaaacaaatttgacATCTATTAGGACTGTTTTCAGTGTGAACTTTCATATGTTTGTTGAAAGTACCTATTTGAAAAAAgggtttaaaacaaatttcacacttgtaaggcttctCTCCAGTGTGCAACATCACATGGTGTTTTAAAGAGCTTGACTGAGAAAACATCTTAAAACAAATGttacacttataaggtttttctccagtatgcattATCATATGTTGTTTCAAATGACAAGCCTGAGAAAATTCCTTatgacaaatttcacacttggaAAGATTTCCCTCAGTGTGAATTTTTGTATGTTTTGTTAAACTATCTCTctgaaaaaattgtttaaaacaaatttcgcacttgtaaggtctTTCTGCAGTGTGAATtttcaaatgtctttttaaattaCTTGCTACAttgaactgcttaaaacaaatttcacacttataaggtttttctccagtgtgcactgtcaaatgtctttttaaatcAGTTACTTCAGTAAActgtttaaagcaaatttcacacttgtaaggtttttctccagtatgcagtTTCAAATGTACTTTTAAATTACCTGGTGTAGtgaattgcttaaaacaaatatcacatttATTTTCTCCAGTGTTCaatccagtgtgcaatctcatatgttttttcatattaCTTACTAGAGTAAAATACTTAAAACAAATGTCACAGTGATAAGGTTTTACTCCAGTGTGAAATCTGATATGTTGTTTCAAAACGCCTGACTGAGAAAATTgcctgaaacaaattttacacttgtaaggtttttctccagtgtgaattcTCAAATGAATTTTCAAGTTACTTGCTagactaaactgtttaaaacaaatttcacacttgtaaggtttttctctgATATGCAATCTCATATGTAGTTTCAAACTAGTTGCTGTAGTAtactgcttgaaacaaatttcacatttgcaTGTTTTCTTTTCACCATGTTCTTCATTATATGAATCTATTGTTTTCATAATTTGGAATATGTTCTCGTGGGGAAACcctaaaacaaaaatcaaaacatttttttctgtaagaaaaaaattgaataatgATCAAACTAGATTAAACAATACAGTCTATGAAAAAAAATTTCCACCAGTTTGAGATCAAACACTTATAAGCAACAAACCTATTTGAAAAACTATAATGATTAGTATCCTCTCACCTGAGTTATCTTTATCTTGTTCATTCTTCAAGTCTTTAAGATCTATGGATGTAATTAGCTGACTCTTTATATAGTCTTGGTCATCTTCAGCAAATTCTTTCTTAATTTCAGCTTTTACttctattaataataaatattaattacaaacacTCATTTTTGTTACTTGTCTTACCTAATTTATCTTCGCCTTCATTTTTCAAACCTTCAATAGCTGTTAATGTGGACAACTGACTTGCTATATTATGTCTTTCATTATTTTCACTTTTAACTTCAATTTTAAATTCCATAGTTATCAAAAATTGGAGAAGTATAGAGAAAGTGCCGATGAAGTTGGCTATAATATAAACGTCATGTCAAATTTGTGTTTGCGGTATTGCCATGTCCTTATTATCTATATGTTTTATGCCTCAAATATGTTTtgaaacagtacatttttattatattattttatgaaatcggggatttttcaaataattttaaatttatatgaaacacgaacgaatgaatatttgtttcttttgatattagttgcagtttgttattagaaaaaaaaaatataattggcCTTTGGTAGATTAGTAAATAAACTTGACAATACTGTCAACACTTTGAAAACACTAGTTgtcagattgcaacagatgtttagCAGATTTCAATGTTATGactattttcttataattttgggaTGAAATAGTACCTCAATACCGTTTTGTTAATGTATTAGCTAGTTACTGGAACTTTTTTAGATCGTTACTACATTTAAATTGTgtattttatatacaaaatttaaattaaaaataatgcctACAACAATTGTTGAACCAGAAAGGGTGTTAAATGTACAAGAACGTTTTAATTTAAGCGATTTAAGTTTTATAAGTGCGTTTGACGCTTTAGTGTGGTGCGTAATATGATTTAAAATAGCATCTTTacattaaagttaatttaatttataataaattaaatttaaattaattaaagttctttttaaaacttttattatatCGCATATATTTCGTGATTTATTTGTGatatggcaacactgccaaattCAAATCTGTCCgtcatttgtagctaacttcattagcactttctctatactttttcctcaaaaataaactgaataaaaaaaatgttaaataatatcAAAGAATAAACAATAAACACCCATAGTATTTGCAAAGAATAATAacctaagcgtctatattcttagGTATTTGCCCTTGCCAGTTTCAGTGTCACTTCACAGACCATCTagtatatattctttatctatgatcTGGTTTGTGTGTCACTTCACGTGTCaacatcaaaatatttttgtCATTTATAAAATAAGTTCCAAAGCCACCTTGTATACCATTATATTACCACACTGTATCACCATATTATTCTGTGGGGATGGTCAGAGTATATTTTGGAGCATtggcacagaataaataacaatcagaatgcccactctcagatgcgcctttgaagtttgtcaggaCACGATCGCCATATTTTAGACGGAAACATAGAGAAATTTGTTACAAGTTACGACAagtgtaatttaaatttttagagattaataatttagtacatttttgaaataattcaaataataattatttgatAATAATCAGCTTTTTCACGctgagtgggcattctgattatttattattctgtgaCAATACGGTCACAGCAGagtgcccactctgcttgaaaaaataagtactcgcatctcgttcgcgcagacggaatcagccatgttttaaacggaaccagtgctgttctaAACGAAAACGAATCGAGTAATACGTTACACAGACACATCGTTTTGTAGCCTAAATACATCTCTTTTAAGACGTTACTATCATTTGCCTGTATTATGAATGAAAGTTTGgttgtaataattaattaaatacactTACCTTATATCAGGAtgttaaaaaacacaaaaattttcaataactTTTAAACAAATGGCCAGAACAGCTTACACATTTAAGGTGcagaatactattaatttattctctgaagtacgggccattactttgtttacatatttggaTACTAACCTGTgaaacgttattcctgaagattttttattaacattgcttctgctactgcaactatgttgagtacaagaaaccattattatgcactatcacaatataatattacagtttttattaaagtattataaaattaaaaatattcgaaaaacaacaaacgtaaacaatcatacacgatctgtcaaaacgatcataacaatatggccgaagtgagctcgtttttagtcacgtgatgcacTCTCCacagattctaactcgatggtccGACGCAAGGAATCGCATGCATCTGCGGTATCGACTGCATATGATAAGACTTGAAAGTTTGTAGGTTATCAACAGCTGATTGTATTCTACAATACGGGGGTATTGGTTTtgtttagatttgaacttttatttttttttattttaaaatgcaaGCTAACAATGATGCGAATTTAATGGAGATAATTTCCGAGAGACCAGTTCTCTACAATCCATCTCAGAGTGACTataaagatataaataaaagGGAAAAGATGTGGGAAATAATCACAGCCAGATTTGAAGACAACAAAACAAATGTGTACATACATTATAAATCTACTCATTTTCATTGAgccacataaaaaataaaaatactgagGGGCATCCGAGTATAAAATATTGGAGATCATAAATG from the Diabrotica undecimpunctata isolate CICGRU chromosome 1, icDiaUnde3, whole genome shotgun sequence genome contains:
- the LOC140443735 gene encoding uncharacterized protein, whose amino-acid sequence is MEFKIEVKSENNERHNIASQLSTLTAIEGLKNEGEDKLEVKAEIKKEFAEDDQDYIKSQLITSIDLKDLKNEQDKDNSGFPHENIFQIMKTIDSYNEEHGEKKTCKCEICFKQYTTATSLKLHMRLHIREKPYKCEICFKQFSLASNLKIHLRIHTGEKPYKCKICFRQFSQSGVLKQHIRFHTGVKPYHCDICFKYFTLVSNMKKHMRLHTGLNTGENKCDICFKQFTTPGNLKVHLKLHTGEKPYKCEICFKQFTEVTDLKRHLTVHTGEKPYKCEICFKQFNVASNLKRHLKIHTAERPYKCEICFKQFFQRDSLTKHTKIHTEGNLSKCEICHKEFSQACHLKQHMIMHTGEKPYKCNICFKMFSQSSSLKHHVMLHTGEKPYKCEICFKPFFQIGTFNKHMKVHTENSPNRCQICFKQFSQADALERHMKIHSEENTNRCEVCFKQLAHKSSLKEHMKIHTGEKPYQCEICLKQFSGAQNLKKHTRIHTGEKPYKCKICFRMFSRSGNLKRHEMTHHSKTLQV